In Isoptericola jiangsuensis, the following proteins share a genomic window:
- a CDS encoding response regulator transcription factor, whose product MQLLVVEDNEHVAGALVSVLGKHGYEVIRAADGASALDALNQRTDLVLLDLALPDMDGFEVCRRIRLVSDTPIIMVTARTQLEARVRGLELGADDYVTKPYDIREVLARIDAVLRRGRSREWDGRGEAKVVDACGLSVDLAAREVRREDGTVVGLTRKEYDLLALLVRHRGTALARERILREVWGSSWKGLGRTLEVHVASLRRKIGEPDVVETVRGVGYRVTGRR is encoded by the coding sequence GTGCAGCTGCTGGTCGTGGAGGACAACGAGCACGTCGCCGGCGCGCTGGTGTCCGTCCTGGGCAAGCACGGGTACGAGGTCATCCGTGCGGCCGACGGTGCGAGCGCGCTCGACGCGCTGAACCAGCGCACCGATCTCGTGCTGCTCGACCTCGCCCTGCCGGACATGGACGGCTTCGAGGTCTGCCGCCGCATCCGTCTGGTGTCCGACACCCCCATCATCATGGTGACGGCGCGCACCCAGCTCGAGGCCCGGGTGCGCGGCCTGGAGCTCGGCGCCGACGACTACGTCACCAAGCCCTACGACATCCGCGAGGTCCTGGCGCGCATCGACGCCGTGCTGCGGCGGGGGCGCTCGCGGGAGTGGGACGGCCGCGGCGAGGCCAAGGTGGTCGACGCGTGCGGGCTGAGCGTCGACCTGGCCGCCCGCGAGGTCCGCCGCGAGGACGGCACCGTCGTCGGTCTGACCCGCAAGGAGTACGACCTGCTCGCGCTGCTGGTGCGCCACCGCGGCACCGCGCTGGCGCGCGAGCGGATCCTGCGCGAGGTGTGGGGGTCCAGCTGGAAGGGGCTGGGTCGCACCCTCGAGGTGCACGTCGCGTCGTTGCGCCGCAAGATCGGCGAGCCCGACGTCGTCGAGACCGTGCGGGGCGTCGGCTACCGCGTCACGGGACGGCGGTGA